Proteins from a single region of Candidatus Zixiibacteriota bacterium:
- a CDS encoding peptidyl-prolyl cis-trans isomerase, whose translation MNTNRLLERRLTLYRRAGIAERTLLLFAVILAACSLAYSSPRAGAVRLAVVNGDTIDSEDMDRLLVTSHRAMSVQKKESFQYRKLLEKLVNDRLIMQEAKAMGMDAEEDFVERLRDEQRKKARRLFVRETFRPALELSEDDITKQFERFYWKMQVRTIGVTTATEAERLLAQVKAGASMDSIAREVSLDSRRFLGGLHNLKHWKDVVMEVREAALDLAAGEFSEVFRFRDAFMFLRVEQRSEADPAERAYFEKEIKTVLTNARKASAWNQFLDSLAGHYPQVVDTGALARIQADSSKVFLGDFLRGSERSVVRVALNEVISEQALRREISHAAMNSGDQTFSEILATALEASIHQSRLMAAAVERGFPDRPSILQHIATLRDSLLVQIYLNENIVEQMVFNREEFKDYYDQHLEEFREPGEVRLAVLQLKDRADAEKGAGFLSDGADFDYVASRLGRKDGDDHDENQWLSLKTFPRPVSEALELLSLGQTSEPFALAEGWVIFKLIGRRDGEVKSMDDVDGQIREVMFQRKFNELLDNLLASLKDASEIVYDEAAIAAYFGEDN comes from the coding sequence ATGAACACAAACAGACTCCTTGAACGACGATTGACTCTATACCGCCGAGCAGGCATAGCAGAGAGAACACTGCTGTTATTTGCTGTGATACTCGCCGCCTGTAGTCTGGCCTACAGTTCTCCCCGAGCCGGCGCCGTGCGCCTGGCCGTAGTCAATGGTGATACGATTGACTCCGAAGATATGGACAGGTTGCTGGTAACATCTCACCGCGCCATGTCTGTCCAAAAGAAAGAGTCGTTCCAATACCGAAAGCTGCTTGAGAAACTTGTCAATGATCGTTTGATCATGCAGGAAGCAAAGGCTATGGGGATGGACGCTGAGGAAGACTTTGTGGAACGACTGCGTGATGAACAACGCAAGAAGGCTCGTCGACTGTTTGTGAGAGAAACTTTTAGGCCCGCTCTTGAGCTGTCCGAAGACGACATCACCAAACAGTTTGAACGCTTCTATTGGAAAATGCAGGTGCGGACAATCGGCGTCACCACGGCCACCGAGGCCGAACGTCTGTTAGCACAGGTCAAAGCGGGCGCCTCGATGGACAGCATCGCCCGAGAAGTTTCGCTGGATTCGCGCCGTTTCTTAGGGGGATTGCACAACCTGAAACACTGGAAAGATGTGGTTATGGAAGTGCGCGAAGCGGCCCTCGACCTGGCCGCCGGAGAGTTCTCGGAGGTCTTTAGGTTCCGTGATGCTTTCATGTTTCTCCGAGTGGAGCAGCGCAGCGAGGCCGACCCTGCCGAAAGAGCTTACTTTGAGAAGGAAATCAAGACGGTTCTCACCAATGCACGCAAAGCGTCGGCCTGGAATCAGTTTCTGGACAGCCTGGCCGGACACTACCCCCAGGTTGTGGATACCGGTGCACTTGCCCGGATACAAGCCGACTCATCCAAAGTCTTTCTCGGCGATTTTCTGCGCGGTTCGGAGCGTAGTGTGGTTCGCGTCGCCTTAAACGAAGTTATCTCGGAGCAAGCCCTGCGACGTGAGATATCCCATGCCGCCATGAACTCAGGCGACCAGACGTTTTCAGAGATACTCGCCACGGCGCTGGAAGCATCCATTCACCAGTCGCGCTTGATGGCTGCCGCCGTCGAGCGGGGTTTTCCGGACCGGCCTTCCATACTCCAACATATCGCGACGTTGCGTGACAGCCTGCTGGTGCAGATATACCTCAATGAGAACATCGTTGAACAGATGGTTTTCAATCGTGAGGAGTTTAAGGACTACTACGATCAACATCTCGAAGAATTCCGCGAACCGGGCGAAGTCCGGCTGGCCGTACTTCAACTAAAGGATCGAGCCGATGCCGAAAAGGGAGCTGGTTTTTTGTCTGACGGCGCCGATTTCGATTATGTCGCCTCCCGGCTGGGACGCAAGGATGGGGACGATCACGACGAAAACCAATGGCTGAGTCTCAAGACATTTCCGCGTCCTGTCTCCGAGGCCTTAGAGCTTTTGAGTCTGGGACAAACCAGTGAACCTTTCGCTTTGGCCGAGGGCTGGGTCATTTTCAAACTCATCGGACGCCGCGACGGAGAAGTCAAGAGTATGGACGACGTCGACGGTCAGATTCGTGAAGTGATGTTTCAGCGCAAATTCAATGAATTGCTCGACAACTTGCTGGCGTCACTCAAAGATGCCTCCGAGATAGTATACGACGAAGCGGCCATAGCCGCATATTTCGGCGAAGACAATTGA
- a CDS encoding CsgG/HfaB family protein: MLRKKIPGILALSVMLTAALLAGCGGLRPTLFLHPEYNFGYVERVAVVPFENLTNERGAASRASRYFIAQLLSSESFDVVEPGEVTRVLNEQATVRTGDLTKDQIIAVGQALGVQGLFLGTVNETSASRSGSAPEHVVTLVVRMVETETGETVWSATHTESGRGFWASLFGAGGRSQSEVMRRCVKKVLSTLVE; encoded by the coding sequence ATGCTGAGAAAAAAGATACCTGGAATACTCGCGCTGTCAGTCATGCTGACGGCGGCGCTACTGGCCGGCTGTGGGGGGCTTCGACCGACTTTGTTTTTGCACCCGGAATACAACTTCGGATATGTGGAGCGGGTGGCGGTAGTGCCGTTTGAAAACCTGACCAACGAGCGCGGCGCCGCCTCACGGGCCAGCCGATACTTTATCGCACAACTTCTCTCGTCGGAGAGCTTCGACGTGGTCGAGCCGGGCGAAGTTACTCGCGTCCTGAACGAACAAGCCACCGTGCGCACCGGCGATTTGACCAAAGATCAGATCATAGCGGTAGGTCAGGCGCTTGGGGTGCAGGGTTTGTTTCTGGGTACGGTCAATGAGACCTCGGCCTCTCGAAGTGGATCTGCGCCTGAACATGTCGTCACTTTGGTCGTGCGCATGGTGGAAACAGAAACCGGCGAAACTGTCTGGTCGGCCACTCATACCGAGAGCGGTCGTGGTTTCTGGGCCTCGCTCTTCGGCGCCGGAGGAAGGTCGCAAAGTGAAGTCATGCGGCGTTGCGTGAAGAAAGTGCTTTCGACATTGGTGGAGTAG
- a CDS encoding NHL repeat-containing protein: MIGKVTILLVIFFSYYPPPTSAQTQPQSVPAEYIRNLQTPGRSNQILRPSAVYVDRQFNEILVADPGHNRVAIFDSQGVFRFEFSGAGHFSTPVDLAVDSDGFIWVLGTTKEGRKLFVFDFDGLFLREVQLPEGLDSSGRSVGSFDIGPQGELFVLDEIAFRVVVLDPEGVTRRSFGLLTSMEEDVRRRQVLGKLRVQADRILIPCGSLGRVYMHSLDGRQLRSVGYKGTSIGELNFPVAAVLSDGLVMVLDKHRFNVVCYDLNGEFRGEFGGRGNNPGWFYHPTLLDVDQLGLVYIGQIFQNKIQVCRTPEFIRKSVTPSDSDQGDVDIENLNTYFLGWLQSTLHVKGGTPTNEDKNQYYERMLVSAPESNHNPMGKLAIFGGN; encoded by the coding sequence ATGATCGGAAAAGTTACCATATTGCTTGTGATTTTTTTCTCATACTACCCCCCACCCACAAGCGCCCAAACCCAACCCCAATCGGTTCCGGCCGAATACATCCGCAATCTGCAGACCCCCGGACGCTCCAACCAGATTCTGCGTCCATCAGCGGTTTATGTCGACCGACAGTTTAACGAAATCCTCGTGGCCGACCCCGGTCACAACCGTGTCGCCATTTTCGACAGCCAGGGCGTCTTTCGGTTTGAATTCTCAGGCGCCGGGCACTTCTCCACGCCGGTCGATCTGGCCGTAGATTCAGACGGGTTCATTTGGGTGTTGGGAACCACCAAAGAAGGCCGGAAACTTTTCGTTTTCGATTTCGACGGGCTCTTTCTGCGCGAGGTGCAGCTGCCGGAAGGCCTCGACAGCAGCGGGAGGTCGGTCGGCAGCTTTGATATCGGTCCCCAAGGTGAGCTTTTTGTCCTCGATGAGATCGCTTTTCGCGTGGTCGTTCTGGACCCTGAGGGTGTGACCCGGCGTTCTTTCGGACTGCTGACCAGTATGGAAGAGGATGTGAGGCGGCGCCAGGTGCTGGGCAAGTTGCGCGTTCAGGCTGACCGGATTCTCATTCCCTGTGGTTCACTGGGACGAGTGTACATGCACAGCCTTGATGGCAGACAATTGCGCTCAGTCGGTTACAAGGGAACCAGTATTGGCGAGTTGAATTTCCCGGTGGCCGCCGTTTTGAGTGACGGTCTGGTGATGGTTCTGGACAAACATCGATTTAATGTGGTTTGCTACGACCTGAACGGCGAGTTCCGTGGGGAGTTCGGCGGTCGCGGCAACAATCCCGGCTGGTTCTACCACCCGACGCTGCTGGACGTGGATCAACTTGGTCTCGTCTACATTGGGCAGATATTCCAAAACAAAATACAGGTTTGTCGCACTCCGGAGTTCATCCGGAAGTCTGTCACACCAAGCGACTCCGATCAGGGGGATGTAGATATTGAGAATCTGAACACCTATTTTCTTGGGTGGTTGCAATCAACCCTACACGTTAAAGGAGGTACCCCTACAAACGAAGACAAAAACCAATACTATGAGAGAATGTTAGTCTCTGCCCCGGAGTCTAATCATAATCCAATGGGGAAACTTGCTATTTTTGGAGGTAACTGA
- a CDS encoding RNA-binding protein: protein MNIYVGNLSFDTTDDQLREAFAGFGEVSSVNIIKDKYSGESRGFGFVEMPDQEAATAAISGVNGTDLNGRTLNVNEARPRTEGGGRGGGGGGGGGRGGGGGRGGGGGGRDRRGW, encoded by the coding sequence ATGAACATCTATGTTGGCAACCTGTCGTTTGATACGACCGACGATCAGTTGCGCGAAGCATTTGCCGGCTTCGGAGAAGTCTCCAGCGTTAACATCATCAAGGACAAGTACTCAGGCGAGTCCAGAGGTTTCGGCTTTGTGGAGATGCCCGACCAGGAGGCAGCAACGGCTGCCATCAGTGGCGTAAACGGCACAGACTTAAACGGACGCACCCTGAACGTGAACGAAGCGCGCCCCCGCACCGAAGGCGGTGGCCGTGGCGGTGGCGGTGGCGGCGGTGGTGGCCGTGGCGGCGGTGGTGGTCGCGGCGGCGGCGGCGGCGGCAGAGATCGTCGCGGCTGGTAG
- a CDS encoding molybdopterin-dependent oxidoreductase produces the protein MKIKRREFLKAGSAAAAAVTLGGPTLNALAAESVKKAMGISYGQWKPSTCLGCTTWCPVEIFVQDGRAVKVRGNPHSKQNDGYVCPRGHLSLQQVYDPDRVKVPMIRTNPTKGRGVDPKFVPISWDDALNMIADRMMELRNAEEPEKFAVLRGRYTYMRDTIYSALPKVFGSPNGISHSAICAEAEKFGSYFTEGYWGYRDYDLSNSKYILVWGCDPVSSNRMVPASIRRLGDCLDKATVAVVDPKLNNTAAKGQEWLPVLPGTDGALAGAIAHVILTEGLWHKEFVGDFTDGSNRFAAGETVDESTFAEKETHGLVKWWNIELKDRTPAWAEKETGVPAKQIIRVAEGLGKAAPNVVVWMGPGAAMHVRGAYSAMAVHALAGLLGAVDNEGGSLAGAKIPVKKIPSYSKYQDALAKKHSKMQKIDQRGYKRFPALNKGKSGGGVVTNNVADALLAGDPYDLKVVIGYMNNFVFSCTGTERWEKAMEKVPFTVHLTTHASEFSQYADIVLPCTVSKYEKWGYEKTKANRYATATLLQPVIDPVWDVMTDETEIPWLIAEKLRERGFSNLYDYYHNEFADVETGMKPRNAREFTLSSLKLQTAPLWDGKKDVGGDKIDGWDQFVKRGMWNSSPYKYKKRWGGHFGKTTTDEKTGKASTSGTVTHKFEFYSETLKVALEKHAGKHNTDVDDILKVCNYTATGELAFVPHYEPPFRDGDVEEYPFAFIDYKSRLNREGRSANCPWFHEFKHVDPGDAGWDDVLKINPVDAKKLGIKTGDQIKVSSTVGSIDCSAKLWEGVRPGTVTKAYGQGHWAYGRTAAHDYAAGVPRGGNNNTIIAAEYDRLSGSTVRNGGFTGVKVEKIKG, from the coding sequence ATGAAAATCAAACGAAGGGAATTCCTGAAAGCAGGTTCCGCCGCCGCCGCCGCAGTTACATTGGGCGGGCCGACTTTGAATGCGCTCGCGGCTGAATCGGTGAAAAAAGCAATGGGCATAAGCTACGGCCAGTGGAAACCAAGTACTTGTCTTGGTTGCACCACATGGTGCCCGGTGGAGATATTCGTTCAAGATGGCCGAGCTGTGAAAGTACGAGGCAATCCACACTCCAAGCAGAATGACGGCTACGTCTGCCCGCGCGGTCATCTGTCTTTGCAGCAAGTTTATGATCCGGACAGGGTCAAGGTGCCTATGATCCGCACCAACCCGACAAAGGGCAGAGGCGTTGATCCGAAGTTCGTACCGATTTCATGGGACGACGCCTTGAACATGATTGCCGATAGGATGATGGAACTGCGCAATGCTGAGGAGCCGGAAAAATTCGCGGTGCTGCGCGGCCGCTATACCTATATGCGTGACACCATATACAGCGCCTTGCCCAAGGTTTTCGGTTCACCCAACGGCATTTCGCACAGCGCCATTTGTGCGGAAGCCGAGAAGTTCGGCTCCTATTTCACTGAGGGGTACTGGGGATATCGTGATTACGATCTCAGCAACTCAAAGTACATCCTGGTTTGGGGTTGCGATCCAGTGAGCAGTAACCGGATGGTGCCTGCCTCGATCAGACGACTTGGTGACTGTCTGGACAAGGCTACGGTAGCAGTCGTCGATCCCAAGCTCAACAATACAGCGGCCAAGGGGCAGGAATGGTTGCCGGTCCTGCCCGGTACCGACGGAGCACTGGCCGGAGCTATTGCCCACGTGATCCTCACGGAAGGGCTATGGCACAAGGAGTTTGTTGGAGATTTCACTGATGGCAGCAATCGGTTTGCCGCCGGCGAGACAGTTGATGAGTCCACCTTCGCTGAGAAGGAGACTCACGGTTTGGTCAAGTGGTGGAATATCGAACTCAAGGACCGAACTCCAGCCTGGGCCGAGAAAGAAACCGGTGTGCCAGCCAAGCAGATAATCCGTGTCGCCGAGGGATTGGGCAAGGCAGCCCCTAATGTTGTCGTCTGGATGGGTCCCGGCGCGGCTATGCATGTACGGGGCGCTTACTCGGCCATGGCCGTTCATGCGCTGGCCGGTCTGTTGGGCGCGGTCGACAATGAAGGCGGCAGCTTGGCGGGCGCTAAGATTCCGGTCAAGAAGATACCCTCTTACAGTAAGTATCAGGATGCGTTGGCCAAGAAGCACTCCAAGATGCAGAAAATCGATCAGCGTGGCTACAAGCGGTTTCCAGCTCTGAACAAAGGTAAGTCGGGTGGCGGCGTTGTCACCAACAACGTGGCTGACGCTCTGCTGGCGGGAGACCCTTATGACCTGAAGGTAGTGATCGGTTACATGAACAATTTTGTCTTCTCATGCACGGGAACCGAGCGCTGGGAGAAAGCCATGGAAAAGGTCCCGTTTACGGTTCATTTGACCACCCATGCTTCCGAGTTCAGCCAGTATGCCGACATTGTACTTCCCTGCACAGTCAGCAAGTATGAAAAATGGGGTTACGAGAAGACCAAGGCCAATCGATATGCAACCGCCACATTGTTGCAGCCGGTTATCGATCCGGTGTGGGACGTGATGACTGACGAGACCGAGATTCCCTGGCTGATTGCCGAAAAGCTGAGAGAAAGAGGCTTTTCCAACCTCTACGACTACTATCACAATGAGTTCGCGGACGTGGAGACAGGCATGAAACCGAGAAACGCAAGGGAGTTCACACTTTCCAGCCTGAAACTCCAGACCGCGCCGCTCTGGGATGGTAAGAAGGATGTCGGTGGGGACAAGATCGACGGTTGGGATCAGTTTGTCAAACGCGGCATGTGGAACTCTTCCCCCTATAAATACAAGAAACGATGGGGTGGACATTTCGGCAAAACCACTACCGATGAAAAGACAGGCAAAGCAAGCACAAGCGGCACGGTTACACACAAGTTTGAGTTCTACAGTGAAACGTTGAAAGTCGCCCTGGAAAAACACGCCGGAAAACACAACACCGATGTGGACGATATCCTAAAGGTGTGCAATTATACCGCCACGGGCGAACTTGCATTTGTGCCTCACTATGAACCGCCGTTTCGGGACGGTGATGTCGAGGAATACCCGTTCGCCTTTATTGACTACAAGTCCCGCCTTAACAGGGAAGGTAGAAGCGCCAACTGCCCGTGGTTCCATGAATTCAAACACGTGGACCCCGGCGATGCCGGCTGGGACGACGTCCTAAAGATCAACCCGGTTGACGCCAAGAAACTCGGTATCAAAACCGGAGATCAGATCAAAGTATCCTCTACCGTGGGCAGCATTGATTGTTCCGCCAAGCTTTGGGAGGGTGTACGCCCCGGCACCGTTACCAAGGCATACGGCCAGGGTCACTGGGCGTATGGCAGGACAGCGGCTCACGATTACGCAGCGGGCGTTCCCCGAGGCGGCAACAACAATACGATCATTGCGGCCGAGTATGACCGGTTGAGTGGATCAACTGTGCGTAACGGCGGCTTTACGGGCGTGAAAGTCGAAAAGATCAAGGGTTGA
- a CDS encoding 4Fe-4S dicluster domain-containing protein: MTVTQFAMVINLQNCVGCGACALSCKTENNTALRKNGQTHNWADFIHETTGKFPDVNYRTLPVLCNHCSAAPCVEACPVDPKAMYKTPEGITMHNDERCIGCRACQEACPYSLDEVAADGGYSVISYNEEDGPDPAFYKSSNAIIPGCTSSGIDTARAARATPPHRNRYGHTDYEDVRRQGIVEKCVFCDHRVKYGDAPYCVTACPAGARVFGDLNDPSSSVAELLNQHKSFVLKPDEKTEPNVHYIREYKKG; encoded by the coding sequence ATGACAGTGACGCAATTCGCGATGGTGATAAACTTGCAGAACTGCGTGGGGTGCGGTGCCTGCGCGCTTAGCTGTAAGACTGAGAATAATACCGCTCTGAGGAAAAACGGCCAGACGCACAACTGGGCCGATTTCATTCATGAAACGACCGGCAAATTCCCTGACGTAAATTACCGGACTTTACCCGTGCTCTGTAATCACTGCTCGGCTGCACCCTGCGTGGAAGCATGCCCTGTTGATCCCAAGGCGATGTACAAGACGCCGGAGGGGATTACTATGCACAACGATGAACGTTGCATCGGATGCAGAGCCTGCCAGGAGGCCTGTCCGTATAGCTTGGACGAAGTTGCCGCGGATGGCGGTTACAGTGTGATCAGCTACAATGAAGAAGATGGACCGGACCCGGCTTTCTACAAGAGTAGTAACGCGATTATCCCCGGTTGCACTTCATCCGGTATAGATACGGCGCGTGCCGCCCGCGCAACACCGCCGCATCGGAACCGATATGGTCACACAGACTACGAAGATGTACGCCGACAAGGTATAGTTGAAAAGTGCGTTTTCTGTGACCACAGGGTAAAGTACGGAGATGCGCCTTACTGCGTGACAGCCTGTCCGGCCGGCGCCAGGGTTTTCGGCGATCTCAATGATCCGTCAAGTAGTGTCGCAGAACTGCTTAATCAGCACAAGAGCTTTGTTCTGAAACCAGACGAAAAGACGGAGCCCAACGTGCACTACATCAGGGAGTATAAGAAAGGTTAG
- a CDS encoding molecular chaperone TorD family protein codes for MQLENSRKLKQQRTDCYRLLAALFYPPQREVLLSESVCQNLALLLDAVCPEAGRYAGEMLQCLEKSSDSELAVEHAALFVGPFELKAPPYGSVYLEEHRRVLGETTMATLAMYREAGLKLDIREPADHIAVELEFMYFLAVREVEALLSEDQGRPDVWQKRQAEFLLGYLGRWTPDFCSSIKNGTQNEYYRALANCLAAFIACECEKVKQPANAGSRSE; via the coding sequence ATGCAGTTAGAAAACAGCCGGAAGCTCAAACAACAACGGACCGATTGTTACCGGTTGCTGGCCGCGCTCTTCTATCCGCCGCAGCGGGAGGTTCTCCTTAGTGAAAGTGTGTGCCAGAACCTTGCATTACTACTCGATGCCGTGTGCCCCGAAGCCGGACGGTACGCCGGTGAAATGCTACAGTGTCTTGAGAAAAGCAGCGATAGTGAGTTGGCGGTTGAGCATGCCGCTCTCTTTGTCGGCCCTTTCGAGCTCAAAGCTCCGCCCTACGGTTCAGTCTACCTGGAAGAGCATCGAAGAGTATTGGGTGAGACCACTATGGCAACGCTTGCAATGTATCGGGAAGCAGGCTTGAAGTTGGATATAAGGGAGCCTGCCGACCACATCGCCGTTGAACTTGAGTTTATGTATTTCTTGGCTGTCAGGGAAGTCGAGGCGTTGCTGTCTGAGGATCAGGGCCGGCCTGATGTGTGGCAGAAGAGACAAGCTGAGTTTCTCCTGGGGTACCTGGGACGCTGGACCCCCGACTTTTGTAGTAGCATCAAAAACGGCACGCAAAACGAATATTATCGGGCACTGGCGAATTGCCTCGCTGCTTTTATTGCCTGTGAGTGTGAAAAGGTCAAGCAGCCGGCCAACGCCGGGAGTCGGTCGGAATGA